The Nitratidesulfovibrio sp. SRB-5 genomic sequence GTGGTGGCCACAAGGGTTGGCGGTGTGCCGGAGGTTGTGCAGGACGGGCGGACGGGCGCTCTCGTGCCCGCCGCCGATGCGGAACGCCTGGCCGATGCGGTTACGGGCCTTGCGGACGACCCCGCCTTGCGTGCCCGTTACGGAGAGGCGGGCCGGGAACGGGTGATGGAATGTTTCACGCCGGGGCGGCGGGCGGAGCACATCGTGCATCTCTATCAACATCTGACGTCGGCTGTCCGGGCATAAGGAGTCCGAAATGGGAGGCTGGGCGGCATTCAAGGTGGCCATCAGGAAGCGTGAAACGCCCTTTCATGCGCGATTGTACGACATGGCGAAGTTCATCTTCGGCATTTCCATGCCGGTGGTGCCGGGGCTGCATTCCTTCCTCTACAACGAATGGGCAACCAGAACATCCATCTGGCACAATTTCTGGCGCGTTGTGTACTACGAGCCCATGTTCAAGTCTCAGTGCAGAAGCGTGGGTAAGAATTTCAGGATGTGGTATTCCGGAAACGGAACAACGCGTATTCTTGGAAATCTGGGAATATACATAGGTGATAACGTTGCCATGTTCGACAAGGTGTCGCTTGTGGGGCTTACAGTGTGTGAAAACCCGGAATTGCATATCGGAAGCAATGTGTACATAGCGCCATTCGTGCGCTTCATGGTGGCAAAGCGCATAGATGTCGGAGACTACAGCATGGTCGGCTGCCACATCATCATGGACAACTCCGGACACCCCGTTGCGGATGCGCGTGCCCGCATGGTCCCGGGGGGCGGGCACCCCTCGAAGGGCGGGGTGCGACCGGTGCGCATAGGCGTCCTGTGCTTTCTCGGAGAGGCCAGCGTCATCTATCCCGGCACCACGGTGGGTGACG encodes the following:
- a CDS encoding acyltransferase — encoded protein: MGGWAAFKVAIRKRETPFHARLYDMAKFIFGISMPVVPGLHSFLYNEWATRTSIWHNFWRVVYYEPMFKSQCRSVGKNFRMWYSGNGTTRILGNLGIYIGDNVAMFDKVSLVGLTVCENPELHIGSNVYIAPFVRFMVAKRIDVGDYSMVGCHIIMDNSGHPVADARARMVPGGGHPSKGGVRPVRIGVLCFLGEASVIYPGTTVGDGVVAKVGTHIMGEIPPFCLIEGNPCRIVGKLPINDNLAEVFGEERVRAWRKAQDVVVLDA